The Nostoc sp. 'Lobaria pulmonaria (5183) cyanobiont' genome window below encodes:
- a CDS encoding phytanoyl-CoA dioxygenase encodes MLLKIKRKISSLGSELVYRLALLKHAANLPALEKSDRKILDGLKFDGIHITTLAELGFDSTSELLKAASSYSSQMESVNNDDSNEKFPQVYTVTYLPEFAAWGSEKRLLNIIENYIGLPLVFHGVHLRKDFPNKNQFGTQLWHKDAEDRRMIKIIIYLNDVEEKHGPFEYIPASLTSLFRLNYYRTYYKLWQSGHLGITDEELNEIIPKQAWKSCTGLVGTVIIVDTKKAIHHGTLRTEDRLTLFSCYTSNSPDRPEVCTQYRDNTFPQPKLIEPVIKSAI; translated from the coding sequence ATGCTGCTCAAGATTAAACGCAAAATATCTTCGCTGGGATCTGAGTTAGTTTACAGATTAGCACTTTTAAAACATGCTGCTAATTTGCCTGCACTAGAAAAAAGCGATCGCAAAATTCTTGACGGTCTTAAATTTGATGGTATTCATATTACCACACTTGCTGAATTGGGATTCGATTCAACATCAGAATTGCTCAAGGCAGCTTCTAGTTATTCGTCCCAAATGGAATCTGTCAATAATGACGATTCAAATGAAAAATTTCCCCAAGTTTACACAGTTACATATTTACCTGAATTTGCTGCTTGGGGAAGCGAAAAAAGGCTCCTAAACATCATTGAAAACTACATTGGTCTACCGCTCGTTTTTCATGGTGTACATCTCCGCAAGGATTTTCCTAATAAAAATCAGTTTGGTACACAACTATGGCATAAAGATGCAGAAGACCGCCGTATGATCAAAATCATTATTTACTTAAATGATGTTGAAGAAAAGCACGGACCCTTTGAATATATTCCAGCGTCTTTAACCTCTTTGTTTAGATTAAACTATTACCGTACTTACTACAAGCTTTGGCAATCTGGTCATTTAGGCATCACAGATGAAGAACTAAATGAAATTATCCCGAAACAGGCTTGGAAATCTTGTACAGGATTGGTAGGAACAGTGATTATTGTAGATACCAAAAAAGCCATACATCACGGGACATTACGCACAGAAGATAGGTTAACTTTATTCTCGTGCTACACTTCCAATTCTCCCGATCGCCCAGAAGTTTGTACTCAATATCGAGACAATACTTTTCCCCAGCCCAAGTTAATTGAACCAGTCATTAAGAGTGCAATATAG
- the rfbF gene encoding glucose-1-phosphate cytidylyltransferase has protein sequence MKAVILAGGLGTRLSEETSIRPKPMVEIGGKPILWHIMKTYSAHGINDFIICCGYKGYIIKEYFANYFLHMSDVTFDMRFNQMNVHSGYAEPWRVTLVNTGDNTMTGGRLKRISEHLGNETFCFTYGDGVSNINITELIKFHKEQNSLGTLTAVQPAGRFGAISLGYEQTKITSFREKPEGDGAWINGGYFVLEPEVINLIADDFTVWEQEPLEKLADMEQLSAFKHDGFWQPMDTLRDKNYLEGLWKNNQAPWKAW, from the coding sequence ATGAAAGCGGTGATTTTGGCTGGAGGTCTTGGTACACGCCTCAGTGAAGAAACCAGTATTAGACCTAAGCCGATGGTTGAGATTGGTGGTAAGCCAATTCTCTGGCACATAATGAAAACATACTCTGCCCACGGCATTAATGACTTCATCATTTGTTGCGGTTACAAAGGTTACATAATTAAAGAGTATTTTGCTAATTACTTCTTACACATGTCAGATGTTACCTTTGACATGCGCTTTAACCAGATGAACGTGCATTCTGGTTATGCAGAACCCTGGCGTGTCACTTTAGTAAATACGGGTGATAATACAATGACAGGCGGACGTTTAAAGCGAATCAGCGAACATCTTGGTAACGAGACTTTTTGCTTTACTTATGGCGATGGTGTCAGTAATATTAATATCACCGAGCTAATTAAGTTTCACAAAGAACAAAATAGCTTAGGAACACTTACTGCTGTTCAACCAGCCGGACGTTTTGGTGCTATTTCTTTAGGATATGAGCAAACCAAAATCACTAGCTTTCGAGAAAAACCGGAAGGTGATGGAGCTTGGATTAATGGTGGTTATTTTGTGTTAGAACCAGAAGTAATCAACTTAATTGCTGATGACTTTACGGTATGGGAGCAAGAGCCATTAGAAAAGCTAGCTGATATGGAACAGCTATCTGCTTTTAAACATGATGGGTTTTGGCAACCGATGGACACTTTACGTGATAAAAACTATCTCGAAGGGCTGTGGAAAAACAATCAGGCTCCTTGGAAGGCATGGTAG
- a CDS encoding glycosyltransferase family 2 protein, with translation MHKLLTIAIPTYNRAELLDKQLAWLAQAIKGFEDDCEILVSDNCSTDNTQDVIKQWQIILSSIPFKSNKNPQNLGVVKNIMYCLNSTTTKYVWTIGDDDPIQDRAIAYVISKLKQYEDISLLFLNFSGRNKITGEPVHPPTIVGNRWFDIDSEDGDGKAIFEHCFSKSVGAVIFLTATIYRTDLVKCALQNWQDAENNWISLAYLAGYCASNGRVIVTKETYLECVVGVSYWQKEPKSALLMQYKHIPEVILKLEQSGYSKQFCRRMLLQNGKEVNWKVFLGALRRWPMSAIKTVVPFLALVSLCAFDVMVSKNFSLAESSEIPTQEIQSYKP, from the coding sequence ATGCATAAATTACTGACCATTGCTATACCAACTTATAATCGTGCTGAATTGCTGGATAAACAGTTAGCATGGCTAGCTCAAGCTATCAAAGGTTTTGAAGATGATTGTGAAATTTTAGTTTCTGATAATTGTTCAACAGACAATACTCAGGATGTGATTAAACAATGGCAAATAATACTTAGCAGTATCCCATTTAAATCAAATAAAAATCCTCAGAATTTAGGTGTTGTCAAAAATATTATGTATTGTCTGAATTCGACGACAACAAAATATGTTTGGACAATTGGTGACGATGACCCAATTCAAGATAGAGCCATTGCTTATGTGATTAGCAAACTTAAACAATATGAAGATATATCATTATTGTTTCTCAACTTTTCCGGTCGAAACAAAATTACTGGTGAACCAGTTCATCCACCAACAATTGTTGGTAATCGCTGGTTTGATATAGATAGTGAAGATGGTGATGGTAAAGCTATATTTGAGCATTGTTTCTCAAAAAGTGTCGGTGCAGTCATTTTTCTGACTGCTACAATCTACCGCACTGACTTAGTGAAATGCGCTCTACAAAATTGGCAAGATGCTGAGAATAATTGGATATCTTTAGCATATTTAGCCGGGTATTGTGCTTCTAATGGTCGTGTAATTGTCACGAAAGAGACTTATTTGGAATGTGTTGTGGGTGTGAGTTATTGGCAGAAAGAACCAAAATCTGCACTGTTAATGCAATACAAACACATACCCGAAGTAATTTTAAAATTGGAGCAGAGTGGATATTCTAAGCAGTTTTGTCGGCGGATGCTTTTGCAAAACGGTAAAGAAGTCAACTGGAAAGTTTTCTTAGGTGCTTTAAGAAGATGGCCTATGTCTGCCATTAAGACAGTAGTCCCATTTTTAGCTTTAGTCAGTTTATGTGCTTTTGATGTAATGGTTTCTAAAAATTTTAGTTTAGCAGAATCAAGTGAAATACCTACTCAAGAAATACAGAGCTATAAGCCATAA
- a CDS encoding glycosyltransferase family 2 protein, with translation MNKLLTIAIPTFNRAHILEKQLTWLAKSIKGFESECEIFISDNCSTDNTQEVIKKWQLILSNVTFTSNINSENIGVMGNIACCLKAPNSKYVWTIGDDDPIQERTLDYVLTTLKTYSDLALMFLNFSGRQKRTGQLVVERWLNSDNNELKVDGKAVFQSYLNENFGGVLFISAAIYRTNLVQHALQKWPSATNNWASQAYWTAFCAAHGSVIVTKDTYLECTMGASLLDLDPTWNFRMRYAYIPEVYIKLLKVGYPQKFCQEMIWQNFHQKTDLKILLGALKRWPFLTIKIFIPYLRLLSISAWAILFPPKQLETSL, from the coding sequence ATGAATAAATTACTGACTATCGCAATTCCTACATTCAATCGTGCCCATATTTTAGAGAAACAGCTTACTTGGTTAGCCAAATCTATTAAAGGCTTTGAGTCTGAATGTGAAATATTTATTTCTGATAATTGTTCTACAGATAATACTCAAGAAGTTATTAAAAAGTGGCAACTAATTCTTAGTAATGTCACATTTACATCAAACATCAATAGTGAAAACATCGGGGTCATGGGTAATATTGCTTGTTGCTTAAAAGCCCCAAATAGTAAATATGTTTGGACAATTGGTGATGACGATCCAATTCAAGAGAGAACCCTAGATTATGTATTAACAACACTAAAAACATATTCAGATTTAGCACTAATGTTTTTAAATTTCTCTGGTCGTCAAAAACGAACAGGTCAACTTGTTGTAGAACGCTGGTTGAATAGTGATAACAACGAACTAAAAGTTGATGGCAAAGCTGTATTTCAAAGTTACCTGAATGAAAATTTTGGTGGTGTACTTTTTATATCAGCAGCAATTTATCGTACAAATTTAGTACAACACGCTTTACAAAAATGGCCGTCTGCTACTAATAATTGGGCGTCTCAAGCATATTGGACTGCATTTTGCGCTGCTCATGGAAGTGTCATCGTCACTAAAGACACTTATTTAGAATGTACTATGGGTGCTAGTCTTTTGGATCTTGACCCAACATGGAACTTTAGAATGCGATATGCATACATACCTGAAGTTTATATAAAACTACTAAAGGTAGGATATCCTCAGAAATTTTGTCAGGAAATGATTTGGCAAAATTTCCATCAAAAAACTGACTTAAAAATCCTATTAGGTGCTTTAAAACGTTGGCCTTTCTTGACAATCAAAATATTTATTCCTTACCTACGTTTGTTAAGTATATCAGCTTGGGCAATTCTTTTTCCACCCAAACAGCTAGAGACTAGCCTGTAA
- a CDS encoding glycosyltransferase, which yields MKIALVHDYLTQRGGAERVFELLCKRYPEADIFTSLYDPQKTIDLGDRIVNTTFLQKIPGAAKYFRSMAPLYFPAFRALDLQEYDLIISSSTSFAKAVRKNPNAHHICFCHNVTRFLWDTATYLREYGDYRYFAPLIEQVFQVMRKVDLKYAQEPDLYIANSSVVARRIEKIYGKKAMMVNYPIDTSKFVFSDIKDEYYLASARMISYKRLDIIVEAFNWLGWRLLISGDGPEQARLKSKALQNIVFLGHVSDRTRKDLFSKAKSIIVAALEDYGLVPVEANASGTPVIAYGAGGVLDTQIPGETGVFFKRQTPESLQVALLEANGISWDYDRIRNHAVANFSENVFFSKVEQIINQACGVHQLFI from the coding sequence ATGAAAATTGCTCTCGTCCATGATTATTTAACCCAGCGAGGTGGGGCAGAGCGTGTGTTTGAACTGCTTTGTAAGCGCTATCCCGAAGCAGATATTTTCACATCTTTGTACGATCCCCAAAAAACTATCGATCTAGGCGATCGCATAGTTAATACAACCTTCTTACAAAAGATTCCTGGTGCAGCAAAATATTTTAGGTCGATGGCTCCTCTATATTTCCCTGCCTTTCGTGCCTTGGATTTGCAAGAATATGATTTAATTATTAGTAGTAGCACTAGCTTCGCCAAAGCAGTACGAAAAAATCCCAATGCCCACCACATTTGTTTTTGCCATAACGTTACCCGTTTCTTATGGGATACAGCAACTTATTTAAGAGAATACGGAGACTATAGATATTTTGCTCCTTTAATCGAACAAGTATTTCAAGTAATGAGAAAGGTAGACTTGAAATATGCACAGGAACCTGACCTTTACATTGCTAATTCCAGTGTTGTTGCCCGCCGGATTGAAAAGATTTATGGCAAAAAGGCAATGATGGTGAACTATCCAATTGATACTAGTAAATTTGTTTTTTCCGATATAAAAGATGAATATTATCTGGCCTCCGCCCGGATGATCAGTTATAAGCGACTTGATATAATAGTCGAAGCTTTTAATTGGTTAGGGTGGCGGCTATTAATATCTGGTGACGGGCCAGAACAAGCACGGTTAAAATCTAAAGCATTACAAAATATTGTGTTCTTGGGACACGTAAGTGATAGAACCCGCAAAGACTTGTTTTCCAAAGCCAAGTCGATTATTGTCGCAGCTCTAGAAGACTACGGATTAGTGCCAGTGGAGGCTAACGCTAGCGGTACACCAGTGATCGCTTATGGAGCGGGTGGAGTATTAGATACTCAAATTCCAGGCGAAACAGGAGTCTTTTTCAAAAGACAAACACCCGAATCTCTCCAAGTTGCATTACTAGAAGCCAACGGCATTTCTTGGGATTACGATCGCATCCGCAATCATGCTGTAGCAAATTTTTCAGAGAATGTATTCTTTAGCAAGGTTGAGCAAATTATCAATCAAGCTTGTGGCGTGCATCAATTATTCATTTGA
- a CDS encoding NAD-dependent epimerase/dehydratase family protein gives MKILVTGTEGYLGSLLPPLLIERGHEVIGLDTGFYKVGWLYNPSGVTPKTLNKDIRNITPDDLEGIEAIVHMAELSNDPAGQLAPNITYEINHVGSVRLASLAKAMGVRRFVYMSSCSVYGVATAGDVTEESAVNPQTAYAECKTLVERDVRPLADDDFSPTFMRNATAFGASPRMRFDIVLNNLAGLAWTSKEIKMISDGTPWRPLVHALDICKAIICTLEAPRDIVHNQIFNVGDTANNYRVKEIAEIIADVFPDCKLSFGDNGADNRSYRVSFEKINTILPGFKCDWNARLGAQQLFDLFSQIHMAEDTFLFRGFTRLKQLEYLIRTEQIDKDFFWNKK, from the coding sequence ATGAAAATATTAGTAACTGGAACAGAAGGCTATCTAGGTTCGTTATTACCGCCTCTGTTAATCGAACGAGGACATGAAGTTATTGGTCTAGATACTGGTTTCTATAAAGTTGGTTGGCTGTACAACCCTAGTGGAGTCACACCCAAAACCCTAAATAAAGATATCCGCAACATTACTCCTGATGATTTGGAAGGTATTGAAGCCATAGTTCACATGGCGGAACTCTCCAACGACCCAGCCGGACAATTAGCGCCCAATATTACTTACGAAATTAATCATGTAGGTTCAGTTCGTCTGGCTAGTTTGGCTAAGGCTATGGGTGTGCGTCGCTTCGTATATATGTCTTCGTGCAGTGTCTACGGTGTTGCTACCGCAGGTGATGTCACAGAAGAATCCGCAGTTAATCCCCAAACAGCCTACGCAGAATGTAAAACTCTCGTAGAAAGAGATGTCAGACCACTCGCTGACGATGACTTCTCTCCCACCTTTATGCGGAATGCGACAGCCTTTGGTGCTTCTCCCAGAATGCGCTTCGATATTGTTTTAAACAACTTAGCAGGGTTGGCATGGACTAGCAAAGAAATCAAAATGATTAGTGATGGTACACCCTGGCGGCCATTAGTCCACGCATTGGATATTTGCAAAGCAATAATTTGCACCTTAGAAGCACCACGAGACATTGTACATAACCAAATCTTCAACGTGGGAGATACAGCAAATAACTATCGCGTTAAAGAAATCGCGGAAATTATTGCTGATGTTTTCCCAGATTGTAAATTATCCTTTGGTGACAACGGCGCAGATAACCGCAGCTATCGCGTATCTTTCGAGAAAATCAACACAATCCTACCCGGATTTAAATGTGATTGGAATGCCCGACTTGGTGCCCAGCAGCTATTTGATTTATTCAGTCAAATACACATGGCTGAAGATACTTTCTTGTTTAGAGGATTTACTCGCTTAAAACAGCTAGAGTATCTAATTCGGACAGAGCAGATTGACAAAGATTTCTTCTGGAATAAAAAGTAG
- a CDS encoding phytanoyl-CoA dioxygenase, whose product MFSIIKRKISTLFSDFEYYVARWKHSKNLLALEGCDRNILKALKKDGVCVTTLADLGFNSSSELLKAAYHQLSQMENPKNDHLDEKLPQISTVTGLPEFYAWGMEKRLLNIIENYIGLPIAFHGVHLRKDFPSKHQFGTLLWHSDSEDRRIIKIFIYLNDVDEKTGPFEYIPRSLTSLFSWNYIRLYYKLWKSGYRGIDDEEVKTVIPKSAWKSCPGPAGTVLIVDTKNTLHHGIVRTEERSTLFFCYTANPPERPELCTQYWDDTYPRAELRQQIENSR is encoded by the coding sequence ATGTTTAGTATAATTAAACGCAAAATATCTACGCTGTTTTCTGACTTTGAATATTATGTAGCTCGTTGGAAGCATAGCAAAAATCTACTAGCATTGGAAGGGTGCGATCGCAACATCCTGAAGGCTCTCAAAAAAGATGGTGTTTGTGTCACAACACTGGCAGATTTAGGCTTTAACTCTAGCTCCGAACTGCTCAAAGCTGCTTACCATCAATTGTCTCAGATGGAAAATCCTAAAAACGACCATCTAGATGAAAAGTTACCACAAATTTCTACAGTTACAGGTTTACCAGAATTTTATGCCTGGGGAATGGAGAAAAGACTTCTTAATATCATCGAAAACTATATTGGTCTTCCTATTGCTTTTCATGGTGTACATTTACGTAAAGATTTCCCTAGCAAACATCAGTTTGGTACACTACTATGGCATAGCGATTCCGAAGACCGCCGCATTATCAAAATCTTTATTTACTTGAATGATGTCGATGAAAAAACTGGGCCTTTTGAATATATTCCCCGCTCTTTAACTTCCTTATTTAGTTGGAATTATATTCGACTTTACTATAAACTTTGGAAGTCAGGTTATAGGGGCATTGATGATGAAGAAGTGAAAACAGTCATCCCCAAATCAGCTTGGAAATCCTGTCCAGGCCCAGCAGGTACTGTTTTGATTGTAGATACAAAAAATACTTTGCATCACGGCATAGTCCGCACAGAAGAACGCTCAACACTATTCTTTTGTTACACCGCCAACCCTCCTGAAAGACCAGAACTCTGCACCCAATACTGGGATGATACTTATCCCAGAGCAGAGTTAAGGCAACAAATAGAAAATAGCCGATAG
- the rfbC gene encoding dTDP-4-dehydrorhamnose 3,5-epimerase has translation MIFTQTALKDAFIIDLEEKPDHRGFFARSFCAQEFEAHGLKPTVAQCNLSFNYKKGTIRGMHYQILPAAETKLIRCTKGAIYDVIIDMRPESPSFLSHIGVELTPENRRALYVPEMFAHGYQALTDETEVVYQVGEFYTPGYERGLRYDDPFFNIDWPLDVTEISEKDLNWPLLRMMTVGGAASR, from the coding sequence ATGATCTTCACTCAAACTGCACTCAAAGACGCATTCATCATTGATTTAGAAGAAAAGCCAGATCATCGTGGTTTTTTCGCACGGTCTTTCTGCGCTCAAGAATTTGAAGCACACGGATTAAAGCCAACAGTTGCCCAATGTAACCTATCTTTTAATTACAAAAAAGGCACTATCCGGGGAATGCACTATCAAATTCTGCCAGCAGCAGAAACAAAATTAATTCGTTGTACTAAAGGCGCAATCTACGACGTAATTATTGATATGCGTCCTGAATCTCCTAGTTTTTTATCACACATTGGTGTAGAGCTAACCCCAGAAAATCGCCGCGCTTTGTATGTTCCAGAAATGTTTGCTCATGGCTATCAAGCACTCACCGATGAGACTGAAGTTGTATATCAAGTGGGTGAATTTTACACTCCAGGATATGAAAGAGGTTTACGCTATGACGACCCGTTCTTTAACATTGATTGGCCTCTAGATGTGACTGAAATCTCCGAGAAAGATTTAAATTGGCCTTTGTTGAGAATGATGACTGTTGGCGGTGCAGCTTCCAGATAA
- the lhgO gene encoding L-2-hydroxyglutarate oxidase, giving the protein MYDFAIIGGGIVGLSTALALGKRYPNARILVLEKESQWAFHQTGNNSGVIHSGIYYKPGSFKAKFCRNGSRSMVEFCQEHEIDHEVCGKVIVATEEQELPRLENLYQRGLDNGINVQRISPEEVKEIEPHVRCVGGIRVSSTGIVNYKQVCLKYAQLIQQQGGDLHLNTKVLKISPSGKNQVLQTNNGNFETRFVINCTGLHSDRTAKLGQVEPQAKIVPFRGEYYELTPEKRYLVKTLIYPVPNPDFPFLGVHFTRMIDGSVHAGPNAVLSLKREGYKKTDFDLQDFLEVITYPGFWKLAAKHADEGIQEIIRSFSKAAFTRSLQKLIPEVQAEDLVPTHAGVRAQALMNDGKLVDDFLIVSGQNSIHVCNAPSPAATSSLEIGKALVAKIPQLSHLESVVTA; this is encoded by the coding sequence ATGTATGATTTTGCGATTATAGGTGGGGGAATAGTTGGACTCTCGACAGCGTTGGCTTTAGGAAAACGCTATCCCAATGCGCGTATTTTAGTACTAGAAAAAGAGAGCCAATGGGCATTTCACCAAACTGGCAATAATAGCGGAGTGATTCATTCTGGTATTTACTACAAGCCAGGGAGTTTCAAAGCTAAATTTTGTCGTAATGGTTCTCGTTCAATGGTAGAATTCTGCCAAGAGCATGAAATTGACCATGAAGTTTGTGGTAAGGTAATTGTTGCAACTGAAGAACAAGAGCTACCACGCTTAGAAAATCTCTACCAACGCGGCTTAGACAATGGCATAAATGTCCAGAGAATTAGCCCCGAAGAAGTCAAGGAAATTGAACCTCATGTAAGATGTGTAGGTGGAATTCGGGTATCCTCTACTGGTATTGTTAATTACAAGCAAGTTTGTTTGAAATATGCCCAGCTTATTCAACAGCAGGGTGGAGATTTACACCTGAATACAAAAGTCCTGAAAATCTCTCCAAGTGGTAAAAATCAGGTACTGCAAACAAACAATGGTAACTTTGAAACCCGCTTTGTAATTAATTGTACTGGATTGCATAGCGATCGCACCGCCAAACTAGGTCAAGTTGAACCCCAAGCTAAAATTGTCCCATTCCGGGGAGAATACTACGAACTCACCCCAGAAAAACGCTATCTGGTCAAGACACTAATTTACCCAGTTCCCAATCCAGATTTCCCCTTCCTGGGTGTCCACTTTACTCGGATGATTGATGGTAGCGTCCATGCAGGGCCAAATGCGGTTCTATCCCTCAAACGCGAAGGTTACAAAAAAACCGACTTTGACTTACAGGATTTTCTGGAAGTCATCACCTATCCCGGTTTCTGGAAATTAGCAGCTAAACACGCTGATGAAGGCATCCAAGAAATCATTCGTTCTTTTAGCAAAGCAGCCTTCACCAGAAGTTTACAAAAACTAATTCCCGAAGTGCAAGCAGAAGACTTAGTTCCCACCCATGCAGGAGTCCGCGCTCAAGCCTTAATGAACGATGGCAAGCTTGTAGACGACTTTTTGATTGTTTCTGGTCAAAACTCTATTCATGTTTGCAATGCTCCTTCTCCTGCTGCTACATCTTCTCTAGAAATTGGCAAAGCGCTTGTGGCAAAAATTCCCCAACTTTCGCATCTAGAGAGTGTAGTAACTGCATAG
- a CDS encoding NAD(P)H-dependent oxidoreductase produces the protein MIIIDRALQARAAAGNPIKVGMIGAGFMGRGIANQIVNSVPGMELVAISNRQIGAAKQAYSEAGIEDIQVVATVSELEDAIANGKYAVTEDAKLLCRAEGIDALIEVTGAVEFGTGIVMEAIAHCKHVIMMNAELDGTIGPILKVYADKAGVILTACDGDQPGVQMNLYRFVKSIGLTPLLCGNIKGLQDPYRNPTTQEGFAKRWGQKPHMVASFADGSKISFEQAIVANATGMKVAKRGMLGYDFSGHVDEMTQLYDVEQLKELGGIVDYVVGAKPGPGVYVFATHDDPKQRHYLNLYKLGEGPLYSFYTPYHLCHFEVPLSVARAVLFGDPVMSPLAGPLVDVITTAKIDLKAGETLDGIGYYMTYGQCENSDIVQQQNLLPMGLAEGCRLKRDISKDRVLTYEDVELPEGRLCDQLRTEQNTYFAPEKILVAVG, from the coding sequence ATGATTATTATCGATCGCGCCTTACAAGCCAGAGCAGCAGCAGGAAATCCTATCAAGGTGGGAATGATTGGTGCTGGTTTTATGGGTCGAGGAATTGCCAACCAAATTGTCAATTCAGTGCCAGGAATGGAGTTAGTTGCTATATCTAATCGTCAGATTGGTGCAGCTAAACAAGCTTATTCGGAAGCAGGAATTGAAGATATTCAAGTTGTTGCAACTGTCAGCGAATTAGAAGATGCGATCGCTAACGGTAAGTATGCAGTCACAGAAGACGCTAAGTTACTGTGTCGGGCTGAAGGCATCGATGCATTAATCGAAGTCACGGGTGCAGTGGAATTTGGCACTGGGATCGTTATGGAAGCGATCGCTCATTGCAAGCATGTGATCATGATGAATGCCGAACTCGACGGCACCATTGGCCCCATCCTGAAAGTGTATGCCGACAAAGCAGGCGTGATTCTCACCGCTTGTGATGGCGATCAGCCAGGGGTGCAAATGAACCTTTATCGCTTTGTAAAAAGCATTGGTTTAACTCCCTTATTGTGCGGTAACATTAAAGGACTCCAAGACCCCTATCGCAATCCCACCACCCAGGAAGGATTTGCTAAACGTTGGGGTCAAAAGCCCCACATGGTGGCTAGCTTCGCCGACGGAAGCAAAATTTCCTTCGAGCAAGCGATCGTTGCCAATGCCACAGGCATGAAAGTCGCCAAACGGGGAATGTTGGGATATGACTTCAGCGGTCATGTCGATGAAATGACCCAGTTATATGATGTTGAACAACTCAAAGAACTGGGCGGCATTGTCGATTATGTAGTTGGAGCAAAACCAGGCCCAGGCGTATATGTATTTGCCACTCACGACGACCCCAAGCAACGCCACTATCTCAACTTATATAAATTAGGCGAAGGCCCACTTTATAGCTTCTATACTCCTTATCACCTCTGTCATTTTGAAGTTCCCTTGTCCGTAGCACGTGCTGTTTTATTTGGTGATCCTGTGATGTCTCCATTAGCAGGCCCGCTAGTAGATGTTATCACCACCGCCAAAATCGACCTGAAAGCAGGAGAAACCTTAGATGGCATCGGCTACTACATGACCTACGGACAATGTGAAAATTCCGATATCGTCCAACAGCAAAATCTTCTACCAATGGGTTTAGCTGAAGGGTGCCGCCTCAAACGAGATATTTCTAAAGATCGAGTCCTCACTTATGAGGATGTAGAATTACCTGAAGGCAGACTTTGCGACCAACTAAGAACTGAGCAAAACACCTATTTCGCTCCAGAAAAAATCTTAGTAGCAGTTGGATAA